Proteins co-encoded in one Bremerella sp. TYQ1 genomic window:
- a CDS encoding DUF1559 domain-containing protein, translated as MRCRRGFTLVELLVVIAIIGVLIALLLPAVQQAREAARRMQCSNNLKQIGIALHNYHDVYGKFPSAMMLDQARKAVNWCPEGECGTWTWTAFLLPQVEQENLYDLLQVGHLPGEVSLGDANRLTAAKEGFVGYRCPSSSGPEQNTERKVPSGSGDSSADCTGSGCDAIALASYVGANDSHTLDRDNWNGFMAKDTGRVALSFSDFTDGTSNTVAIGERAWRLADRTLRAGTQLVANGDTANHSRQGHSYITAGGRWAINCTNSQECDRGFSSNHPGGAQFLFLDGSVHFLPETIDHDTDSAIDSVYEYLISRDDGNPIGNY; from the coding sequence ATGCGTTGTCGTCGTGGATTCACACTCGTTGAACTGCTCGTGGTCATTGCCATTATTGGTGTTTTGATCGCACTTCTTCTTCCCGCCGTACAGCAGGCCCGCGAGGCGGCTCGGCGAATGCAATGTTCCAATAACTTGAAACAGATTGGGATCGCGCTGCACAACTATCACGACGTCTATGGCAAGTTTCCTAGCGCGATGATGTTGGATCAGGCTCGCAAGGCGGTCAATTGGTGCCCGGAGGGGGAATGTGGCACGTGGACGTGGACCGCATTTTTGTTGCCGCAGGTCGAGCAAGAAAACCTGTACGACTTGCTGCAAGTTGGTCATCTTCCCGGGGAAGTATCGCTGGGGGACGCGAATCGTCTGACCGCCGCGAAGGAAGGTTTTGTGGGGTACCGCTGCCCTTCATCGAGTGGACCAGAACAGAATACCGAACGTAAAGTCCCTTCCGGCAGTGGTGACAGCAGCGCTGATTGCACTGGGAGTGGGTGCGATGCAATTGCACTGGCCAGCTATGTCGGAGCGAACGATAGTCATACGCTCGACCGCGACAATTGGAACGGCTTCATGGCGAAAGACACCGGCCGAGTCGCATTGTCGTTTTCCGATTTCACCGACGGTACGAGCAATACGGTGGCAATTGGCGAACGCGCTTGGAGGTTGGCCGACCGAACATTGAGGGCAGGTACCCAATTAGTCGCCAACGGTGACACAGCCAATCACAGTCGGCAGGGCCATTCGTACATCACAGCCGGCGGACGTTGGGCAATCAACTGCACCAACTCGCAAGAATGTGATCGTGGTTTCAGTAGTAATCACCCAGGAGGAGCCCAGTTTCTGTTCCTGGACGGATCGGTTCATTTCCTGCCAGAAACGATCGATCATGATACCGACAGTGCGATCGACAGCGTCTACGAATACCTCATTAGCCGCGACGACGGAAATCCGATCGGCAACTACTAA
- a CDS encoding carboxypeptidase-like regulatory domain-containing protein, whose amino-acid sequence MLVRTSLMILGTVLLVGCGTSGPQLGTVDGTVTLNGEPLKEAVVSFRPVAGGRTAEGITNDKGEFVIEFAAGSQGALLGDHEVRVTTFRERVIADNGRVEDPGVLEKVPSKYNDESELIRTVEPGANHFELELSGT is encoded by the coding sequence ATGTTGGTACGGACAAGCCTGATGATCTTAGGCACGGTTTTGTTAGTCGGCTGCGGAACGTCTGGACCGCAGCTAGGGACGGTCGATGGTACGGTAACACTTAACGGCGAGCCCTTGAAAGAAGCAGTCGTTTCGTTTCGACCGGTTGCTGGCGGAAGGACCGCCGAGGGCATTACTAACGACAAGGGCGAGTTCGTGATTGAATTTGCCGCCGGGTCTCAAGGGGCGCTGCTCGGCGATCACGAGGTCCGTGTGACGACGTTTCGAGAACGCGTGATTGCCGACAATGGACGTGTCGAAGACCCTGGCGTTCTGGAAAAAGTTCCTAGTAAATACAACGACGAATCGGAGCTGATTCGAACAGTCGAACCTGGCGCGAATCACTTTGAATTGGAGTTATCTGGTACCTAA
- a CDS encoding alpha/beta hydrolase encodes MTCLRSLSVLALLSLVSSLAAAEPVAVDLWPSGQVPGLAAGEKEEIVDEMDDRIGNRVTKVTKPKITVYKPDAAKDTGAAVVICPGGGYHILAYDLEGVEVAQWLNEMGVTGVVLHYRVPRAKEGAPHVNPMKDAQRAIRLTRANAEKWNIDPNKVGILGFSAGGNLAAVTSNADEATYEPIDDADKLSVRPDFSLLIYPAYLNPKDADTELTPEASVDENTPPAFLVHTSDDRVPSTGSLAYYLGLKRLGIPAELHIFPSGGHGYGLRPTDKPVTHWPKLATAWLETEVLVDDKKEAQDKE; translated from the coding sequence ATGACTTGTTTGCGATCGCTGTCTGTCTTGGCTCTACTTTCGTTGGTTTCCTCGCTTGCGGCTGCTGAACCAGTCGCGGTCGATCTTTGGCCGAGTGGCCAAGTCCCGGGGCTCGCCGCGGGCGAGAAGGAAGAGATCGTCGACGAAATGGACGATCGGATCGGCAATCGCGTGACGAAAGTGACCAAGCCGAAGATCACCGTCTATAAGCCTGATGCCGCTAAAGATACCGGAGCGGCCGTGGTGATCTGTCCTGGCGGTGGCTATCACATTTTGGCGTACGACCTGGAAGGGGTCGAAGTTGCTCAATGGCTTAACGAAATGGGCGTGACCGGGGTCGTGCTGCACTACCGCGTTCCGCGAGCCAAAGAAGGGGCTCCGCACGTCAACCCAATGAAAGATGCCCAGCGAGCGATTCGTTTGACGCGAGCCAACGCGGAAAAATGGAACATCGATCCCAACAAAGTCGGTATCCTCGGTTTTTCAGCTGGCGGAAACTTGGCCGCGGTTACCTCGAACGCCGACGAAGCGACTTACGAACCGATCGACGACGCTGACAAGCTGAGTGTGCGTCCTGACTTCTCGCTGCTCATTTATCCAGCCTATCTGAACCCGAAGGATGCCGACACCGAACTCACTCCGGAAGCATCGGTCGACGAAAACACGCCGCCTGCCTTCTTGGTTCATACCAGCGACGATCGTGTTCCTTCGACGGGAAGCCTGGCCTATTACCTGGGGCTGAAGCGTCTGGGCATTCCGGCCGAACTGCACATCTTCCCCAGCGGCGGTCACGGCTATGGCCTGCGGCCAACCGACAAGCCGGTGACCCATTGGCCTAAGCTGGCCACGGCCTGGCTCGAAACGGAAGTCCTAGTCGACGACAAGAAAGAGGCGCAGGACAAAGAGTAA
- a CDS encoding cytochrome c peroxidase, with the protein MFRSCLIFAALLVASVAQAEGPQRIDPSQPSLRAPEDLILSEDGKFLLTANRYAGSISIVDRSEGKATAEWKIGQSIVDLLPVPGGRIVAIDSQAKQAILLAQNEDVLDILARVDLPHSPVKADISPDGQQIVVSCLWPRKLVSLSLTDDQLKPQSELILPFAPRVVLFVPDGQSLLAADNFGGKLAIIDPNTFALRHVREFPAHNIRAMALSPDGTKLLLAHQLLNSLAVTNENDIHWGLVMSNELRWVPLDYVLNPEEDFYGNGFMHPIGEPGKGGGDPTDIAVIDDLQAVVSMGGTSQVGIGKYEAFGLFRVSVGEHPTSLVVSPEKDVVYVANGFGDSLSIVDIEKAKTIGEISLGATRKFQQIEEGERLFHNAKLSMEGWMSCHSCHTDGHTNGLSSDNLTDLSYGAPKRILSLLGKADTAPFGWLAVSETLEEQAHKSVEKTMHGPKLSDEQASALAAYMEQLPLPPPIDHLQETRDTQAIAHGRQIFLRHNCIKCHAPPRYTTPELYDVGMEDKELNREFNPPSLRGVGHRDTFFHDARATSLRDVFEVHGHQLAEDLTEDQMHDLIQFLRSL; encoded by the coding sequence ATGTTCCGCTCCTGCCTGATATTTGCCGCTTTGCTTGTCGCCTCGGTCGCCCAGGCCGAAGGTCCCCAGCGAATCGACCCTTCCCAGCCATCGCTGCGTGCGCCGGAAGATCTTATCCTGAGCGAAGATGGCAAGTTTCTGCTGACCGCCAATCGCTATGCAGGAAGCATTTCGATCGTCGATCGATCCGAAGGTAAAGCCACCGCGGAATGGAAGATCGGTCAGTCGATTGTCGATTTGCTGCCGGTACCCGGGGGAAGAATTGTGGCGATCGACAGCCAGGCCAAGCAGGCCATCTTACTGGCTCAAAATGAAGACGTACTGGACATTCTTGCTCGCGTTGATTTGCCGCACTCGCCGGTCAAAGCCGACATCAGCCCCGACGGACAACAAATTGTCGTCAGTTGCCTCTGGCCGCGCAAGTTGGTTTCGCTAAGCCTTACCGACGATCAGTTGAAGCCCCAGAGCGAATTGATCCTCCCCTTCGCGCCACGAGTCGTCCTGTTCGTTCCGGATGGTCAGTCGTTGCTTGCGGCCGATAACTTTGGTGGCAAGTTGGCAATCATCGACCCCAACACGTTCGCGCTACGACATGTGCGCGAGTTTCCCGCTCATAACATTCGCGCGATGGCCCTTTCGCCCGATGGCACCAAGCTGCTGCTGGCTCATCAATTGCTCAACAGTTTGGCGGTCACCAACGAAAACGATATTCACTGGGGCCTGGTAATGAGCAACGAACTTCGCTGGGTACCGCTCGATTATGTGCTGAATCCGGAAGAAGACTTTTACGGCAACGGTTTCATGCATCCGATCGGTGAGCCAGGCAAGGGCGGGGGAGACCCGACCGACATCGCGGTCATCGACGATCTGCAGGCGGTTGTCTCGATGGGAGGTACCTCGCAAGTTGGCATCGGCAAGTACGAAGCATTCGGACTATTCCGCGTTTCCGTCGGCGAACATCCAACCTCCCTCGTCGTTTCTCCGGAAAAGGATGTCGTGTACGTTGCCAACGGATTCGGTGACTCTCTTTCGATTGTCGACATCGAGAAAGCCAAAACAATCGGCGAGATCTCGCTCGGCGCGACACGAAAGTTCCAGCAAATCGAGGAAGGGGAACGGCTCTTCCACAACGCCAAGCTTTCCATGGAGGGCTGGATGTCGTGTCACAGCTGCCATACCGACGGTCATACCAACGGGCTGAGCAGCGACAACTTGACCGATCTTTCCTACGGAGCCCCCAAACGGATTCTTTCGCTACTGGGCAAAGCCGATACGGCTCCGTTTGGTTGGCTGGCTGTCAGCGAGACCTTAGAAGAGCAAGCTCACAAGTCTGTCGAAAAGACCATGCATGGCCCGAAGCTTAGCGACGAGCAAGCCTCAGCACTTGCCGCCTACATGGAACAGCTACCGTTGCCACCGCCGATCGATCATTTGCAAGAAACGCGAGATACCCAGGCGATTGCCCATGGCCGGCAGATCTTTTTGCGTCACAACTGTATCAAGTGCCACGCGCCGCCACGGTATACCACGCCAGAGCTTTACGACGTCGGCATGGAAGACAAAGAACTCAACCGCGAGTTCAATCCTCCGTCGCTTCGTGGAGTTGGGCATCGCGATACGTTCTTTCACGATGCCAGGGCAACGTCGCTGCGAGATGTCTTCGAGGTCCACGGCCATCAATTGGCCGAAGACCTGACCGAAGATCAAATGCACGATTTGATCCAGTTTCTACGTAGTCTTTAG
- a CDS encoding lactonase family protein — protein MLTRRVVLSVVLVASLALTGSLSAQVKSKVIELGGSGPKLPFYIGTYTRGESKGIYRSELDLATGALSPPTLAAEIENPSFLAISKDRKNLYAVGEVANFGDGDSGAVSAFTFNEDGTLNLLNQEASGGRGPCHVQVDPAKRFLMVSNYGGGSFSTIPLGEEGQLAPATSFFQHEGTSINEARQKGPHGHGMYLSPAGDLALAVDLGLDKVMIYKIVDHSTGEMVLNDPAYIEVKPGSGPRHLAISRTGKRVYVLNELDSTLDVFAFDPATGASEHIQRLSTLPEDFEGKNTTAEIFIHPSGKWVYASNRGDDSIAAFRVDDETGMLTSLGQFSTMGKTPRNFQIVYNGKYLLAANQDTNNIVVFEIDQKIGTLKPLPSQIQVPNPCCIEFLMEVVR, from the coding sequence ATGTTGACCCGCCGCGTTGTTTTATCCGTCGTTCTGGTTGCCAGCTTGGCATTAACTGGCTCGTTGTCCGCCCAAGTGAAGTCGAAAGTTATCGAACTGGGGGGCAGTGGTCCCAAGTTGCCGTTCTATATCGGCACCTATACTCGGGGGGAAAGTAAGGGCATCTATCGCAGTGAGCTCGATCTGGCGACTGGCGCTCTGAGTCCACCCACATTGGCTGCCGAGATTGAAAACCCTTCGTTCCTAGCGATCAGCAAAGACCGCAAGAACTTGTATGCCGTGGGTGAAGTCGCCAACTTTGGAGACGGCGATTCCGGCGCGGTCTCGGCATTTACGTTTAACGAAGACGGCACATTGAATCTCCTGAACCAGGAAGCTTCCGGCGGGCGAGGTCCTTGCCATGTCCAAGTTGATCCCGCGAAGCGATTCCTGATGGTCTCGAACTACGGCGGTGGTTCGTTCTCGACCATTCCACTGGGAGAAGAAGGCCAGTTGGCCCCGGCGACTTCCTTCTTTCAACATGAAGGGACAAGCATTAACGAAGCGCGTCAGAAAGGCCCCCATGGTCACGGCATGTATCTTTCGCCAGCTGGTGACTTGGCGCTGGCGGTCGACTTGGGACTCGACAAAGTGATGATCTATAAGATCGTCGATCACAGCACCGGCGAAATGGTTTTGAACGATCCCGCTTACATCGAAGTGAAGCCAGGATCGGGGCCGCGTCACTTGGCCATCAGCCGAACGGGAAAGCGTGTTTACGTGTTGAACGAGCTGGACTCGACTTTGGATGTGTTCGCCTTCGATCCAGCCACCGGCGCGAGCGAACATATTCAGCGACTGTCGACGTTGCCTGAAGACTTTGAAGGAAAGAACACGACCGCCGAGATCTTCATTCACCCGAGCGGCAAGTGGGTTTACGCATCGAATCGTGGTGACGACAGCATCGCCGCTTTCCGAGTCGATGACGAAACGGGCATGCTGACTTCGCTGGGGCAGTTCAGCACAATGGGTAAGACGCCACGAAACTTCCAGATCGTTTACAACGGCAAATACTTGCTTGCCGCTAACCAGGACACCAACAACATCGTTGTGTTCGAGATCGATCAGAAGATCGGAACGCTGAAACCGCTGCCATCGCAGATTCAAGTTCCCAATCCGTGCTGCATCGAATTCCTCATGGAAGTAGTTCGCTAA
- a CDS encoding metallophosphoesterase family protein, whose protein sequence is MRTLAFGDVHGCLTALDTVLKLVQPTQEDRLIFLGDYIDRGPDSYGVLERILELRRTYDVICLTGNHEIMMQSAREDDGMYLAWLGYGGEEALESYPREPWEDPHLDKVPERHWLFLDEICRPYFVDDDHIFVHANVLPNLPLEEQDNRTLYWEKFTNHGPHFSGKTVICGHTSQKSGWPLNVGHSVVIDTWVYGEGWLTCLDVRTGHFWQANQEGKHRLGMLA, encoded by the coding sequence TTGCGTACGTTGGCCTTCGGCGATGTGCATGGCTGTTTGACCGCGCTTGATACGGTGTTGAAACTAGTTCAGCCGACCCAAGAGGATCGGCTGATCTTTTTAGGGGACTACATCGATCGCGGACCTGACTCTTACGGCGTGCTCGAGCGGATCCTCGAGTTGCGGCGCACCTACGACGTGATCTGCTTGACGGGGAATCATGAGATCATGATGCAGTCGGCACGCGAGGACGATGGGATGTACCTGGCCTGGCTTGGCTACGGTGGCGAAGAGGCCCTCGAGTCGTATCCGCGCGAACCGTGGGAGGATCCTCATCTGGATAAAGTTCCGGAGCGGCACTGGCTGTTTCTCGACGAGATATGTCGGCCCTATTTTGTCGACGATGATCACATCTTTGTGCATGCCAACGTTTTGCCCAATCTTCCCTTGGAAGAGCAAGACAATCGGACGCTTTACTGGGAAAAGTTCACCAACCATGGGCCGCACTTTTCCGGGAAAACCGTTATCTGCGGGCACACATCGCAGAAATCGGGCTGGCCACTGAACGTTGGGCATTCGGTGGTGATCGATACGTGGGTTTATGGCGAAGGGTGGCTGACGTGTTTGGATGTCCGCACCGGCCATTTCTGGCAAGCCAATCAAGAAGGAAAGCATCGGCTGGGAATGCTAGCATGA
- a CDS encoding DegT/DnrJ/EryC1/StrS aminotransferase family protein gives MTTANNGAEASQVSQVPLLDIGRGNAPLKEEFMAAFESVVDSGRFLFGPDVFQLEETCAAASHAKFGIGCASGSDALLLSLMALEIGPGDEVLVPSFTFFATASCVWRLGAKPVFVDIDPVSFNIDPARLQEQITPNTKAIIPVHLFGQCADMTEINKIAQMHGIPVIEDAAQAILAEHNGQRAGSMSLAGCISFYPTKNLGGMGDGGMLVTNDEEFANKLKLLRGHGMEPRYYHQVVGINSRLDTLQAAALNVKMKHMAQWTEMRRENALRYHELFSHCGLDLVLKLPTEAPGSYHVWNQYTVRVPRGGRDSLRKHLADLKIGSEIYYPVPLHQQQCFASLKEELAPLPETEKAAEEVLALPIFPELTAAEQKYTVSAIARYYGIEANFDMPARRKSA, from the coding sequence ATGACGACAGCAAACAATGGCGCGGAGGCATCGCAGGTATCTCAAGTTCCACTGCTGGACATTGGCCGTGGAAATGCCCCACTGAAAGAAGAATTCATGGCGGCATTCGAGTCGGTTGTCGACTCTGGCCGTTTTCTCTTTGGCCCAGATGTCTTCCAGTTGGAAGAAACATGTGCCGCCGCATCGCACGCCAAGTTTGGTATTGGGTGTGCTTCTGGCAGCGACGCTTTGCTGCTTTCGCTGATGGCTTTGGAAATCGGCCCTGGCGATGAAGTCCTTGTGCCGAGCTTTACCTTCTTCGCGACCGCAAGTTGCGTTTGGCGCCTCGGTGCGAAGCCTGTTTTCGTCGACATCGATCCTGTCTCGTTCAATATCGATCCGGCTCGTCTGCAGGAACAGATCACTCCGAATACCAAAGCGATCATTCCGGTTCACTTGTTTGGCCAATGTGCCGACATGACCGAGATCAACAAGATCGCCCAAATGCACGGCATTCCGGTCATTGAAGACGCGGCTCAAGCGATTCTTGCCGAACACAACGGTCAACGTGCCGGCAGCATGAGTCTGGCCGGTTGCATCAGCTTCTATCCGACCAAAAACCTTGGCGGCATGGGCGACGGCGGGATGCTGGTGACCAACGACGAAGAATTCGCCAACAAGCTGAAACTGCTTCGCGGCCACGGCATGGAGCCACGCTACTACCACCAAGTGGTCGGCATCAACAGCCGATTGGATACGCTGCAAGCCGCGGCGCTGAACGTCAAGATGAAGCACATGGCCCAGTGGACCGAAATGCGTCGTGAAAACGCTCTTCGCTATCACGAACTATTCAGCCACTGCGGATTGGACTTGGTGCTGAAGCTTCCGACCGAAGCACCCGGCAGCTATCACGTTTGGAATCAGTACACTGTCCGCGTTCCACGTGGCGGCCGCGATTCGCTTCGCAAACATCTCGCCGACTTGAAGATCGGCAGCGAGATCTATTACCCGGTGCCACTGCATCAGCAGCAATGCTTTGCAAGCCTGAAGGAAGAACTCGCACCGCTACCTGAAACGGAAAAGGCAGCTGAAGAAGTTTTGGCATTGCCAATCTTCCCAGAACTGACCGCAGCCGAACAGAAGTATACCGTCAGCGCGATTGCTCGGTACTACGGCATTGAAGCCAACTTCGATATGCCAGCCCGCCGCAAGTCGGCCTAA
- a CDS encoding DUF2007 domain-containing protein: MSQPEFLKIASFANAADADHLRVVLEEHGIRAFVDGGDLHTSLSYIGSALGGVHVIVRAEDAEQAVELVRQFENDEDHPSGPPWFCGACEEVVDAGFQVCWSCGAERSEVEVPMPETAEVAFHEEENAPRERSMEVVVSDRPLDYANPFVSPQVEDQADKPKPTGEINEEAEAILLRAWRASILGLIGLPFVASFYSMYMLVAALKVTDVFSQEGNVRFYTAFFINVVAGFVWGFCLILLISWN; encoded by the coding sequence ATGTCCCAACCTGAATTCCTTAAGATTGCCAGCTTTGCCAATGCGGCCGATGCCGATCATTTGCGTGTTGTGCTGGAAGAGCATGGTATCCGTGCTTTTGTCGATGGTGGCGACTTGCATACATCGCTCAGTTACATCGGTAGTGCCCTCGGAGGCGTCCATGTGATTGTTCGTGCCGAAGATGCCGAGCAGGCAGTCGAGTTGGTTCGACAGTTTGAGAATGACGAGGATCATCCCAGCGGTCCTCCGTGGTTTTGTGGTGCTTGCGAAGAAGTTGTCGACGCTGGCTTTCAAGTTTGCTGGTCATGCGGTGCTGAGCGTAGTGAAGTAGAAGTGCCGATGCCGGAAACAGCGGAGGTTGCCTTCCACGAAGAAGAGAATGCCCCACGTGAACGTTCGATGGAAGTTGTTGTCAGCGATCGCCCATTGGACTACGCCAATCCATTTGTCTCGCCTCAAGTCGAAGATCAGGCCGACAAACCAAAGCCGACCGGCGAGATCAACGAAGAAGCAGAAGCGATCCTACTTCGAGCCTGGCGGGCCTCCATACTGGGCCTGATCGGCCTACCGTTTGTCGCCAGCTTCTATTCGATGTATATGCTTGTCGCGGCGTTGAAAGTAACCGACGTCTTCTCGCAGGAAGGGAACGTGCGATTCTACACGGCGTTCTTCATTAATGTCGTCGCAGGCTTTGTCTGGGGCTTTTGTTTGATTTTACTCATCTCTTGGAACTAG
- a CDS encoding ankyrin repeat domain-containing protein produces the protein MGTFLTNVHVQCSSPEQVTEVVRSMDVQGAWLSGPNGPWITLWDSMGLTRAGDLAQHVSEQLEAPAIAFMVHDSDILFYWLYDNGQLLDEYNSCPGYFDGDDSMEEAYQADCEQIKKYCRAETTIEELERLLKIWTQAEALEGVMPEFVFVEQRLAELAKHLEIPTAVVNTDYGDIGRDVHPDEIGARWIGEGNPSDHPGMMDMAAGMEGGEDVDFESAAAFVSFPASPLHTAALSDNLAEIVKYVEEGNDIDETNEVYSTTALSIAAASASVETLRKMIELGADVNASNNVVGTPSPLRSAIIAGKLENVRELLAHGATVEDIDPNHGTLLHSAAMRGSVEAAKLLIDRGVDPKSTNTQGQTPRELAKAHRESLNQAVQTFGQGSLPKEMQDLLEGMQQIEDYLAEFET, from the coding sequence ATGGGAACGTTTCTAACCAACGTCCATGTGCAATGCAGCTCGCCTGAGCAAGTGACGGAAGTCGTACGATCGATGGACGTGCAAGGAGCCTGGCTCTCAGGTCCCAACGGTCCCTGGATCACGCTATGGGACTCGATGGGGCTGACACGTGCGGGTGATCTTGCACAGCATGTCTCCGAACAACTGGAAGCCCCAGCGATTGCGTTCATGGTGCACGACAGCGACATCCTCTTTTACTGGCTGTACGATAATGGCCAACTGCTGGACGAATACAACTCGTGCCCTGGCTACTTCGACGGGGATGACTCGATGGAGGAAGCGTATCAGGCCGACTGCGAGCAGATAAAGAAGTATTGCCGCGCGGAAACGACGATCGAAGAGTTAGAACGCCTCCTCAAGATCTGGACCCAGGCCGAAGCATTGGAAGGCGTCATGCCAGAGTTTGTGTTCGTAGAACAGCGCCTCGCCGAGTTGGCCAAACATCTCGAGATTCCAACAGCCGTGGTCAACACCGATTACGGCGACATCGGACGCGATGTTCACCCCGACGAAATTGGTGCTCGTTGGATCGGTGAGGGAAATCCATCGGATCATCCCGGCATGATGGACATGGCCGCTGGAATGGAAGGAGGCGAAGACGTTGATTTTGAGTCGGCCGCGGCGTTCGTATCCTTTCCCGCTTCGCCGCTTCACACGGCCGCACTGAGCGATAACCTCGCCGAGATCGTTAAGTATGTCGAGGAAGGAAACGACATCGACGAAACGAATGAAGTGTATTCCACCACGGCACTTTCCATCGCGGCCGCAAGTGCTTCGGTCGAGACGTTGCGAAAGATGATCGAGCTGGGAGCCGATGTGAACGCAAGCAACAACGTCGTCGGTACCCCCTCCCCTCTCCGTTCGGCGATAATTGCTGGTAAGCTTGAGAATGTCCGTGAACTGTTAGCCCATGGTGCGACCGTGGAGGATATCGATCCTAACCATGGAACGCTGTTGCATAGCGCCGCCATGCGGGGTTCGGTTGAAGCGGCCAAATTATTGATCGATCGAGGCGTCGATCCGAAGTCAACCAATACCCAAGGACAAACGCCTCGTGAGTTGGCCAAAGCCCATCGCGAGTCTCTGAATCAGGCAGTACAAACGTTCGGCCAAGGGAGCCTGCCCAAAGAGATGCAAGACTTGCTGGAAGGGATGCAGCAGATCGAAGATTATCTGGCGGAGTTCGAGACGTGA
- a CDS encoding AraC family transcriptional regulator, whose product MSETWQTRLPKPKLRPWVSHLWRSRNNADRFHSILPDGSVDLVIAADCTTTGSWLFGTSTSAADVPLVAGMDYFGVRFRPGQARHFVKLSAKELTDHHEDAPRLLPFSIEPMLARWSDADPFAQVESLLERHLERSSPESHRIDQVIHWIEAQNGNVRIEEVAAMYGQSRRQLERIFLDMVGISPKLFSSIVRFQQATRRLTRSSTSLAEVALASGYSDQSHMTNDFRRLAGSSPAKFARQHVAFLQDVD is encoded by the coding sequence GTGAGCGAAACCTGGCAGACGCGTTTGCCGAAGCCGAAGCTTCGCCCATGGGTAAGTCACCTCTGGCGGAGCCGCAACAACGCTGATCGGTTTCATTCGATCTTGCCTGATGGTTCGGTCGATCTGGTGATTGCAGCCGATTGTACGACCACCGGTAGCTGGCTGTTTGGCACGTCGACTTCCGCGGCCGACGTGCCGCTGGTCGCAGGGATGGACTACTTCGGTGTGCGATTCCGACCTGGCCAGGCTCGGCACTTTGTGAAACTTTCTGCCAAAGAACTGACCGATCATCACGAAGACGCCCCACGCCTGTTACCGTTCTCGATCGAACCGATGCTCGCGCGATGGAGTGACGCTGACCCATTCGCGCAAGTGGAATCGCTGCTCGAGCGGCATCTCGAGAGAAGTTCACCGGAGAGTCATCGAATCGATCAGGTCATCCACTGGATCGAAGCCCAGAACGGAAACGTGCGCATCGAGGAGGTGGCCGCCATGTATGGTCAGAGCCGCCGTCAGCTGGAGCGAATATTTCTCGATATGGTGGGTATCTCGCCGAAGCTGTTCTCATCGATCGTGCGTTTTCAACAGGCAACGCGGCGGCTTACGCGTTCAAGCACCTCGTTAGCCGAGGTCGCACTAGCAAGTGGCTACTCCGATCAAAGCCACATGACGAATGACTTCCGCCGATTAGCTGGCAGCTCGCCGGCTAAGTTTGCCCGGCAGCATGTCGCATTCTTGCAAGACGTGGATTGA
- a CDS encoding VOC family protein yields MKFWTGVITDKLAESKAFYVKLFGCEVLFEEDWFVLLKLGPSELGFLRPDMEGQNALFQKAYRGDGMWITVEVEDASAECERIQRLGEPIVQELRDEAWGDRHFVLKDPNGIGVDVVQRIGG; encoded by the coding sequence ATGAAGTTCTGGACCGGAGTAATCACCGACAAGCTGGCCGAATCTAAAGCGTTTTACGTCAAGCTGTTCGGCTGCGAAGTATTGTTTGAAGAAGATTGGTTCGTATTGTTGAAGCTTGGCCCTAGCGAGCTCGGCTTTTTACGCCCTGACATGGAAGGACAAAACGCGTTGTTCCAAAAAGCGTACCGCGGCGATGGCATGTGGATCACCGTCGAAGTCGAAGACGCGTCCGCCGAGTGCGAACGCATTCAACGCTTAGGCGAGCCGATCGTACAAGAGCTGCGCGACGAGGCCTGGGGCGACCGCCACTTCGTGCTGAAAGATCCCAATGGAATCGGAGTTGATGTCGTGCAGCGGATTGGGGGATGA